One genomic region from Bactrocera tryoni isolate S06 chromosome 3, CSIRO_BtryS06_freeze2, whole genome shotgun sequence encodes:
- the LOC120771284 gene encoding protein suppressor 2 of zeste, whose translation MKLQKTDKMLKVREFNELLSCHLCGGYMINPTTVDNCLHTYCRSCIVQHLQREASCPQCKEVGGFKQVNMGNLRSDEVMRALIFKMVPGLYQKERERAIQFNVTQLNSQQRVNVEEASNVVSREQEAVEENFFAPNEPISLSLEYHPTLLKGCSTSQIPPVRYLQCPACLKIRHLKRFLCSKFDIDPESKRIEVEVIYEDEVLPNDFTLMDVGYCYNWKRHAPMQFTYRILFYGNESQHPAKRINKSDLEVEVKRNSRVATVKTTELKQNEGITLSNEASITNLTAASTLNYNNQQALQKPPKNKSKSSKSIKITSNKTYNPRNEEVNAPVKMIFARKSSVEGGKKPSPKRNNHEDVTYTVTNDFKSLRSNDMRYSDYAVSSTTSNSNSPKSSPKSEHRSTKSIANAHESSPPQVMQSVGASSATVPKCDIVVSIPQSQMPKSPYSIDDEFENVSLAQLKTASKKSPSITTTTNVESPKGGSTRNVPKLKIELNSLKTRLSISKPKSAGVLSSAEVSEKRERTKQRKHSLDEVAAPLNDRLDIETYAKNIGLQPIEVLTPPESCEKLKYSPNASPLSSASSTTSSSNNAFPLTTTTELTTKTTFHKKRKKKHSKDSKEPKDSKRRRMHAEISSKPEEESLKMKVKLTAPHNHKSHKSESSGTKKNSDEMRKSPPIVRDVKVLATATVPDVPVTPVNDSILALNKTLGEESRSINHLMMEKERTKEVVKVVKADETLLTLPQTNLLPKPYNNIRDSKLPASPPLPPSLFKTTPLNFNTLTVTSTTAGQSKSANNSSKQLDLTKGKQQGPLTTKPTSLPQYNRQGSLSAPKPHPHFIVPSLPRRPSPGTNSSYTPSSIASASSKHLGMQLKRSASLDESYAIGGRAKQVKLDASQRKALYGSYANKPLTPPSTSVSISKLADTATNVQSSGGTHNNAVTITARPPGGMTQEQMRWQLPPYTQLHLPFNKPAVEIVRINSNQTSTDMHIPALSTPKSGRMMGPPLSMVKGKKSVGHQLGAMPSTGGVKSPPISLNAVSFGHGRNNPYRLSPPALVNLQGPPFNASKKIGALATDNTYKKPENLSKTNGTTDKQLQQSRISLRDFRPSSRDHSFDIIDVTEGSGKAEVSPAADTTVSATAATPSARESLEAALNKIKQNITSTTTAQDSAAASAAKQQQLPSPTQMSNEDLQNLHLLSESATTREKIAIRSSQSYEKPKMQPSSLVRQQNASVRNIPNPSALAFRNMSTLPAVSSTLTPATTVAVSSSAPSTTPSTPTTSLASVSTQKTLPLVALPLTSAAAPLSPGNPPLSAITSSSVVSATSTSTTVARTVKKPTTIDQVAANLNMRASAAAAEAHAAKLSAAEEVTQITSSSQNNASDLTKVTLTTTVASSATANETSSTAVVCAKADTNETANGVAEIVKTKVLPKSVADSGVTTAIVTDVTNIENTASNSNSNNNNNNNNNNNNSNSKNSNNNGNSDVKYGVTSASVASD comes from the exons ATGAAGCTACAAAAGACAGATAAAATGCTCAAAGTGCGCGAATTCAATGAATTACTCAGCTGCCATCTTTGCGGCGGCTACATGATAAATCCAACAACAGTGGATAATTGCTTGCATACAT ATTGCCGTAGCTGTATTGTGCAACATTTGCAGCGCGAGGCTTCTTGTCCACAATGCAAAGAAGTCGgaggtttcaaacaagttaATATGGGCAATTTGCG GTCGGATGAAGTAATGCGGGCGTTGATTTTTAAAATGGTGCCCGGTCTATACCAAAAGGAACGGGAGCGTGCAATACAATTCAACGTGACACAACTCAATAGCCAGCAGCGTGTAAATGTTGAGGAAGCGTCCAACGTTGTCAGCAGAGAGCAGGAGGCAGTTGAAGAGAATTTCTTTGCGCCTAACGAACCAATTAG TTTGTCATTGGAATATCATCCGACTTTGCTGAAGGGCTGCAGCACGAGTCAAATACCGCCTGTGCGTTATCTGCAGTGTCCAGCTTGCTTGAAGATACGTCACTTGAAACGTTTCCTCTGTTCCAAATTCGACATTGACCCCGAGAGTAAGCGTATCGAGGTGGAAGTGATTTATGAGGATGAGGTGTTGCCAAATGATTTTACGCTAATGGATGTTGGCTATTGTTACAACTGGAAGAGG CATGCACCTATGCAATTCACCTATCGTATACTATTCTATGGCAATGAGTCTCAGCATCCTGCAAAGCGAATCAATAAGTCCGACCTCGAAGTTGAGGTGAAACGAAATTCTCGCGTTGCCACAGTAAAAACCACCGAGTTAAAACAAAATGAAGGTATTACGCTTTCTAATGAAGCCAGCATTACCAACCTGACTGCTGCTTCTACtctcaactacaacaaccaacaGGCATTGCAAAAACCTCCCAAGAACAAGAGTAAATCATCAAAGTCTATTAAAATCACTTCAAATAAAACCTACAATCCGAGAAATGAAGAGGTAAATGCCCCCGTAAAAATGATATTTGCGCGCAAATCGAGCGTTGAGGGCGGTAAGAAACCGTCACCCAAGCGCAACAACCACGAAGATGTAACGTATACCGTGACAAATGATTTCAAGAGTCTACGCAGCAATGATATGCGTTATAGCGATTACGCCGTCTCGTCCACCACGAGCAATAGTAATTCGCCAAAGAGTTCTCCGAAGAGTGAACACCGTTCAACTAAATCTATTGCGAATGCGCACGAATCATCTCCACCACAAGTGATGCAATCCGTGGGAGCTTCATCGGCGACGGTGCCGAAGTGTGACATTGTCGTGAGTATACCACAGTCGCAGATGCCGAAGTCGCCGTACTCAATCGATGATGAATTTGAGAATGTCTCCTTGGCGCAGTTGAAAACCGCGAGTAAGAAATCGCCttcaatcacaacaacaactaacgtAGAGTCACCAAAAGGTGGCTCGACTAGAAATGTGCCAAAgttaaaaattgaattgaatagtCTGAAGACGCGTTTAAGCATTTCAAAGCCCAAATCGGCTGGTGTGTTGTCAAGTGCGGAGGTCTCAGAGAAACGTGAGCGTACCAAGCAACGTAAGCACTCATTGGATGAAGTAGCTGCGCCGTTGAATGATAGACTGGATATCGAGACCTACGCGAAAAATATCGGCTTGCAGCCCATAGAGGTGTTGACGCCACCTGAATCGTGCGAAAAGCTCAAATACAGTCCAAATGCCTCCCCGCTTTCGTCTGCATCCTCAACAACCAGTTCGTCGAATAATGCTTTTCCGTTGACCACAACCACCGAGCTGACTACGAAGACTACTTTCCAtaagaaaaggaaaaagaagCACTCGAAAGATTCGAAGGAACCGAAGGATAGCAAGCGGCGTCGTATGCATGCAGAAATCTCCAGTAAACCGGAAGAAGAAAGCCTTAAAATGAAGGTAAAGCTAACAGCACCACACAATCATAAATCCCACAAGTCTGAAAGTTCTGGTACAAAGAAAAATAGTGATGAAATGCGTAAATCACCACCGATTGTGAGGGATGTGAAAGTGTTGGCAACTGCCACGGTGCCAGATGTACCAGTGACACCAGTAAATGATAGTATTTTGGCATTGAACAAAACTCTCGGTGAGGAATCGCGTAGCATAAATCATCTTATGATGGAAAAGGAAAGAACCAAAGAGGTTGTCAAAGTAGTAAAGGCGGATGAAACATTGCTAACACTCCCACAGACAAATTTGCTTCCAAAACCCTACAACAACATAAGAGATTCCAAATTACCCGCTTCACCACCACTACCGCCCAGTCTCTTCAAGACGACGCCACTTAATTTCAATACACTCACAGTTACCAGCACGACAGCGGGTCAATCAAAGTCTGCAAATAATTCATCCAAACAATTGGACTTGACCAAGGGCAAACAGCAAGGGCCACTGACGACAAAACCAACCTCACTACCGCAGTATAACAGACAGGGTTCCCTAAGTGCTCCGAAACCACATCCACATTTCATAGTTCCAAGCCTTCCACGACGCCCCTCACCTGGCACAAACAGTTCGTATACACCTTCGTCCATAGCCAGTGCCAGTAGCAAACACCTCGGTATGCAATTAAAACGCTCCGCCTCTTTGGATGAGTCTTATGCAATTGGTGGACGTGCGAAGCAGGTTAAGCTCGATGCGTCTCAGCGCAAGGCGCTGTACGGCAGTTATGCAAATAAGCCGCTTACACCGCCATCCACCAGCGTAAGCATTAGCAAACTGGCCGATACTGCAACCAATGTGCAAAGCTCTGGTGGCACTCATAATAATGCAGTTACCATCACGGCACGTCCGCCGGGCGGCATGACGCAGGAACAAATGCGCTGGCAACTACCACCATACACTCAGCTACATTTACCGTTTAACAAGCCCGCTGTGGAAATCGTGCGCATCAACTCGAATCAAACGAGCACGGATATGCATATACCAGCGTTAAGTACACCAAAGAGCGGACGTATGATGGGACCACCACTATCTATGGTGAAGGGCAAGAAGTCCGTGGGACACCAGTTAGGCGCTATGCCTTCCACTGGCGGGGTGAAATCACCGCCAATATCCCTGAATGCTGTATCTTTTGGACATGGCAGGAATAATCCGTATCGGCTGTCACCACCGGCGCTGGTGAATCTACAAGGTCCACCATTTAACGCGTCCAAGAAGATCGGCGCACTAGCTACAGATAATACCTATAAGAAACCGGAGAACTTGAGCAAGACCAACGGCACTACCGATAAGCAGTTACAGCAATCACGCATTAGTTTGAGGGACTTCAGACCGAGCTCACGTGATCACAGCTTCGATATAATTGATGTTACGGAGGGTAGCGGAAAAGCAGAGGTCAGCCCAGCGGCTGATACTACAGTCAGTGCCACAGCTGCTACGCCGTCAGCGCGCGAAAGCCTGGAAGCCgctttgaataaaattaaacagaACATCACTTCCACAACAACTGCGCAAGATAGTGCCGCTGCTTCCGCTGCAAAGCAACAACAGTTGCCCTCGCCTACGCAGATGAGCAACGAAGACCTACAGAATCTACACTTGCTTTCCGAGTCGGCAACGACACGTGAGAAGATCGCAATACGCTCTTCGCAGTCCTATGAGAAACCGAAGATGCAACCATCTTCTTTGGTGCGCCAACAAAACGCTTCTGTGCGCAACATACCGAATCCCTCAGCGTTGGCGTTTCGTAATATGTCGACGCTGCCTGCTGTGAGCTCCACTTTAACGCCCGCAACCACGGTTGCTGTCAGCAGCAGCGCGCCATCTACAACCCCATCCACACCAACAACCAGTCTCGCATCAGTATCCACACAAAAAACATTACCGCTGGTGGCACTTCCCTTAACCAGCGCTGCTGCGCCACTTAGTCCCGGCAATCCTCCGTTGTCTGCCATAACCAGCAGCAGCGTAGTTAGCGCTACCAGCACCAGTACAACTGTCGCACGCACCGTCAAGAAGCCGACAACCATTGATCAAGTTGCCGCTAATTTAAATATGCGCGCATCAGCCGCCGCCGCGGAAGCACACGCAGCTAAATTGAGCGCAGCCGAGGAAGTGACGCAAATAACTTCGTCGAGTCAAAATAATGCCAGCGACCTGACAAAGGTGACGCTCACTACAACTGTGGCTTCTTCAGCCACAGCTAACGAAACGTCGTCCACAGCTGTTGTGTGTGCAAAGGCGGATACGAACGAAACGGCAAACGGAGTGGCTGAGATTGTGAAAACGAAAGTGTTGCCGAAATCCGTAGCCGATAGTGGTGTGACAACTGCGATTGTCACTGATGTCACTAACATAGAGAACACTGCGagtaacagcaacagcaataacaataataataataataacaacaacaacaacagtaatagcAAGAACAGCAATAATAATGGCAATAGCGATGTCAAATATGGCGTGACGTCAGCTAGCGTGGCGAGTGATTAA